One segment of candidate division KSB1 bacterium DNA contains the following:
- a CDS encoding putative baseplate assembly protein — protein sequence MFAGNDAFGQRTLFRNLAALDVISNQLLAIQVADEKGFRDLSSRLQLGEPIEIFGDNPRPGATLYLGFCRSLPPGVPVSLFFTFSHSRSGIEERQRLIAEIRARKKACAPPRLPDKCQPPLPLSLKEQTEETPPHHSVYTVWEFFNEQEEWQRLDPTAGEVEDDTRAFTLNGRVLVKIPVAMGKKSKSDFYYLRCRFVAGAYEAPPIMQNITLNGVEVEQATPVGVVKWTIARAVAAEGLEPAPGESVGLLLQFNAQGEISQLAFVRDNETLPTFMVLEYKKASVTQTGELSIAAELLGYGAGTPQQQFTLSEKPVQESGFGLFTLEQEGWRIWTLRPDFDASSRSDPHFLLDATQGLVTFGDGEKGRVLPKDVPVFVTYRATRAEAGNLPKKTIVKLVDSVHNRALLKNDFDRAKRELVVTNPLAAAGGAAAETVTQAAGRALEWLQKPQRAVTLADYETLAKETPGVQLARVSARPNIHPNFPCCKAPGIITLIVLPYLPRARPMPSRELRQTVAAYLNRRRVIGTRVEVVGPQYLKIAVRAQVRACVGINISELRQKIIAALNLFFHPLEGGPDGNGWPFGREVYRSEVLQVIDETEGVDHVLSLELIAADGEPQCGNICLGPFGLVEAGQHQIEVVGSFRGSIGPRRRSCNDWL from the coding sequence ATGTTTGCAGGAAATGACGCTTTCGGACAGCGGACTCTTTTCCGAAATTTGGCCGCACTTGACGTTATATCAAATCAATTGCTTGCCATTCAGGTCGCGGACGAAAAGGGATTTCGTGATCTGTCTTCTCGTTTGCAGCTTGGAGAGCCAATTGAGATTTTCGGTGACAACCCCAGGCCCGGCGCCACGCTGTATTTGGGTTTTTGCCGCTCGTTGCCGCCGGGAGTGCCGGTAAGCCTGTTTTTCACGTTTTCTCATTCCCGCTCCGGGATCGAAGAACGCCAGCGGCTGATCGCGGAAATCAGAGCGCGCAAAAAGGCCTGTGCTCCACCAAGATTGCCTGATAAATGTCAGCCGCCATTGCCCCTTTCTCTTAAAGAGCAAACTGAAGAAACGCCGCCACATCATTCGGTTTATACGGTCTGGGAATTCTTCAATGAACAGGAAGAATGGCAGCGTTTGGATCCGACAGCCGGTGAGGTCGAAGATGACACGCGGGCGTTTACATTGAATGGCCGCGTGCTCGTCAAGATTCCGGTTGCAATGGGGAAGAAATCCAAATCCGATTTTTATTACCTGCGTTGTCGTTTTGTGGCTGGCGCTTACGAGGCGCCGCCAATCATGCAAAATATCACATTGAATGGCGTTGAAGTCGAGCAGGCCACTCCTGTCGGCGTAGTGAAATGGACGATTGCCAGGGCAGTTGCGGCAGAAGGACTGGAACCGGCGCCCGGGGAGAGCGTGGGCTTGCTTTTACAATTCAACGCGCAAGGAGAAATCTCTCAGCTCGCCTTCGTGAGGGATAATGAAACGTTGCCCACCTTCATGGTGCTGGAATACAAAAAGGCATCCGTCACACAAACCGGAGAACTGAGCATCGCGGCAGAATTGCTCGGCTACGGCGCCGGAACGCCGCAGCAACAATTCACTTTATCTGAGAAGCCCGTGCAGGAATCCGGCTTCGGCTTGTTCACTCTCGAGCAGGAGGGATGGCGCATCTGGACTCTTCGCCCTGACTTCGATGCCTCGAGCCGCAGCGATCCGCACTTCCTTCTTGATGCGACCCAAGGGCTGGTGACCTTCGGTGATGGCGAAAAGGGACGGGTGTTGCCAAAAGACGTTCCCGTTTTCGTCACGTATCGCGCCACGCGGGCAGAAGCTGGAAATCTTCCAAAGAAAACGATTGTCAAATTGGTTGATTCAGTCCATAATCGCGCCTTATTGAAGAATGATTTTGACCGGGCGAAAAGAGAACTCGTCGTCACCAATCCGCTTGCGGCTGCGGGCGGCGCTGCCGCCGAGACCGTCACACAGGCGGCAGGTCGCGCCCTGGAATGGCTGCAAAAGCCGCAGCGGGCCGTAACGTTGGCGGATTATGAAACCTTGGCCAAAGAAACGCCCGGGGTGCAATTGGCGCGCGTTTCGGCTCGCCCGAATATTCATCCCAATTTTCCGTGTTGCAAGGCGCCGGGCATAATCACGCTCATCGTTTTGCCCTATCTGCCGCGTGCGCGGCCGATGCCCAGCCGGGAGCTTCGGCAGACCGTGGCAGCTTATCTCAACCGGCGCCGGGTGATCGGAACGCGCGTGGAGGTGGTCGGGCCACAGTATCTGAAAATTGCCGTGCGTGCACAGGTCCGGGCCTGTGTGGGAATAAACATATCCGAGCTCCGGCAAAAGATCATCGCCGCGCTGAATCTTTTTTTTCATCCGCTCGAGGGCGGCCCCGATGGTAACGGTTGGCCTTTTGGCCGGGAGGTCTATCGTTCGGAAGTGTTGCAGGTGATTGACGAAACCGAAGGCGTGGATCATGTGCTTTCGTTGGAGCTGATTGCCGCAGACGGCGAGCCGCAATGCGGCAATATTTGCCTGGGCCCATTCGGCTTGGTGGAGGCCGGCCAGCATCAAATCGAAGTGGTGGGCAGCTTCCGCGGAAGTATTGGCCCCCGCCGGAGATCGTGCAACGATTGGTTGTAA
- a CDS encoding putative baseplate assembly protein, translating to MKPSIRQLLDSRDALQIVKEILARRPGYLPEWEPPEKGADVALLWIFARYLEAILQRLNQAPGKNKLAFLDGVGIDLIPAQAARAPMVFQLSAQASDGRVPAGTRLVSPPPLESTQQIIFETERAAGLAAARITEVISLWPGRDQYINHSADFLAGKSFQPFKKLRLQDTPHIIYLAHNVLLALAGKVNLDVEFELTQLSTEPLDILWEYWDGQIWRGFKAMHPTCMEVRQQKLDGTNGLTRSGRFRLETDCAETAKTAVNGIEAFWIRGRLTEPLPPDPVKVLPEVEAVRLSNVIDQSLKASLTPLVQYVASSSGAARQISGVVINEAGQPLAGVEVRLTSPDDPNFTQVTATTNQNGNYTFPNVAPGKTYEIEIPFSNLLASVRQQFVDNGLDLELNLTLNILGLSPDKAFADAEALDVSKPFHPLGLQPQPGSTFYFHNEEIFNKPGARVRIAIIPTRTPQDDQAITGATLLAHTVSWEYWNGREWLALLIYSNNPSVPTQKSPLDFSKTDVIELQIPPDLEKTTVNDEEARWMRVRLVSGGFGFKQTLTFNSNTFTYVISQPPALVVFPLGYTWQYGPFHPEQVLTYNDFQYEDRTAEASLPGRTFQPFKPVSDVTPALYLGFDKKLPVDRLNLFFDILEQREESQGPALLWEYWNGSSWRNLPVEDETRYLRIPGMVSFIAAEDSQPLARFNASLHWLRARLKEDGPPGEPMVNNIFPNAVWAAQRQTITDEPLGASNGQPNQVFAFRQIPILEGERIEVRELAGARANVEWRMVAMELFGGNARIVQELEDRLGSEGAQTDIEKGDLRLRRDRNKKVTEVWVRWESRRHLFLSGPDDRHYVLERARGRLLFGDGGRGKIPPLGAAILAKQYRSGGGLAGNVAARSITQMQGAIGGLETVFNPSPAEGGADAETLERFSHRGPQTLRHRGRALSARDYETMAKEASPAVAVARAIPTTDANGRKRPGWVTVLIIPQSREPRPQPSFGLREQVRKFIAAHAAADLAAANRIYITGPEYFPIDVQVTIIPLAPAEAGAVEDRARAALENFLHPLHGGPEGNGWELGRDVFLSDVAAVLERVEGVDFVKELTLLWNGAPQGESLKVPEDRIVVAGEIRIKLT from the coding sequence GTGAAGCCGTCAATCCGACAACTGCTCGACTCCCGCGACGCTTTGCAGATTGTGAAAGAAATCCTGGCGCGACGGCCGGGCTACCTGCCAGAGTGGGAACCACCGGAGAAAGGAGCCGACGTTGCGCTGCTGTGGATTTTTGCCCGCTATCTGGAGGCCATCCTTCAGCGCTTGAACCAGGCGCCGGGAAAAAACAAGCTGGCGTTTTTGGATGGGGTGGGAATTGACCTCATTCCCGCTCAGGCCGCGCGCGCGCCGATGGTTTTTCAGTTGTCAGCGCAGGCAAGTGATGGCCGGGTTCCGGCGGGAACACGACTGGTCTCTCCGCCACCACTGGAAAGTACCCAGCAAATTATTTTCGAGACCGAGCGGGCGGCGGGATTGGCAGCGGCGCGGATAACTGAAGTCATCAGTCTGTGGCCGGGGAGAGATCAGTATATCAACCACAGTGCGGATTTTTTGGCAGGCAAATCCTTTCAGCCGTTCAAGAAATTGCGATTGCAAGACACGCCTCATATCATCTACCTTGCGCACAATGTTCTCCTGGCGCTGGCCGGAAAAGTGAATCTCGACGTGGAGTTCGAGCTGACCCAACTCAGCACCGAGCCTCTCGATATTCTTTGGGAATACTGGGACGGCCAGATCTGGCGCGGATTCAAAGCCATGCATCCGACCTGCATGGAGGTCAGGCAGCAAAAACTGGATGGCACCAACGGCTTGACCCGCAGCGGCCGCTTCCGTCTGGAAACCGATTGCGCCGAGACCGCTAAAACTGCGGTGAATGGCATTGAAGCTTTTTGGATTCGCGGACGGTTGACGGAACCCCTGCCGCCGGATCCGGTCAAAGTCCTCCCCGAGGTGGAAGCTGTACGATTGAGCAATGTCATCGATCAGTCGCTCAAAGCTTCCTTGACACCTTTGGTTCAATATGTCGCGTCATCTAGTGGTGCTGCGAGACAAATATCGGGTGTCGTGATCAATGAAGCCGGGCAGCCACTAGCGGGCGTTGAGGTAAGGCTAACCAGTCCCGATGACCCTAATTTCACGCAAGTCACTGCCACGACCAATCAAAACGGAAATTATACGTTTCCTAATGTTGCACCCGGAAAGACATACGAGATCGAAATTCCATTTTCCAACCTGCTCGCGTCTGTCAGGCAGCAATTTGTTGATAATGGTCTAGACCTCGAGCTCAATCTCACCTTGAACATCCTTGGCCTCAGCCCGGACAAAGCTTTTGCCGATGCGGAGGCGCTGGATGTATCGAAACCGTTCCATCCCTTGGGTTTGCAGCCTCAGCCGGGTTCAACGTTCTATTTCCATAACGAGGAAATTTTCAACAAGCCAGGGGCGAGGGTGCGAATCGCTATCATTCCCACCAGGACACCGCAAGATGATCAGGCGATAACCGGAGCAACGCTTCTTGCCCACACGGTCTCCTGGGAATATTGGAACGGGCGCGAATGGCTCGCGCTATTGATTTATTCCAATAATCCGAGCGTTCCAACTCAGAAGTCGCCTTTGGATTTCAGCAAAACGGATGTGATCGAGCTGCAGATTCCGCCGGATCTGGAGAAAACCACGGTCAACGATGAAGAAGCCCGGTGGATGCGGGTCCGGCTGGTGAGTGGGGGTTTTGGATTTAAGCAGACCTTAACCTTCAACAGCAACACCTTCACTTATGTCATCAGCCAGCCACCGGCGTTAGTTGTCTTTCCTCTCGGCTACACCTGGCAATACGGCCCATTTCATCCGGAGCAGGTTTTGACCTACAATGATTTTCAATACGAAGATCGTACCGCAGAAGCGAGTTTGCCGGGAAGAACGTTTCAACCGTTCAAACCGGTGAGCGATGTCACTCCAGCCCTCTACCTGGGTTTCGACAAAAAATTGCCGGTCGATCGTCTCAATCTCTTTTTTGACATTCTTGAACAACGCGAAGAGTCGCAGGGCCCGGCGCTGTTGTGGGAATATTGGAACGGCAGCTCATGGCGCAATTTGCCGGTCGAGGATGAAACCCGTTACTTGCGCATTCCGGGCATGGTCTCCTTCATTGCCGCTGAAGACAGCCAGCCCCTGGCCCGTTTCAACGCGTCCTTGCATTGGCTGCGCGCCCGGCTCAAAGAGGATGGGCCGCCCGGCGAGCCGATGGTGAATAACATTTTTCCCAATGCGGTTTGGGCAGCGCAGCGGCAAACCATCACCGACGAACCTCTGGGCGCCAGCAACGGACAGCCCAATCAGGTTTTTGCTTTTCGCCAGATTCCGATTTTGGAGGGAGAACGCATCGAGGTGCGTGAGCTGGCGGGCGCGCGCGCCAATGTCGAATGGCGAATGGTGGCCATGGAGCTTTTCGGCGGCAATGCCCGCATCGTTCAAGAGCTGGAAGACCGCCTGGGCAGCGAAGGAGCACAGACCGATATCGAAAAAGGTGATTTGCGCTTGCGGCGCGACCGCAACAAGAAGGTCACTGAAGTTTGGGTGCGCTGGGAAAGCCGGCGCCATCTTTTTCTCTCCGGCCCCGATGATCGCCACTACGTTTTGGAACGCGCCCGCGGCCGGCTGCTCTTCGGCGATGGCGGGCGGGGAAAGATTCCACCGTTGGGAGCAGCGATTTTGGCGAAACAGTATCGCTCCGGGGGCGGGCTTGCCGGCAACGTGGCAGCCAGGAGCATCACCCAAATGCAGGGCGCCATCGGCGGACTTGAGACGGTTTTCAATCCCTCGCCTGCCGAAGGAGGCGCCGATGCGGAAACCCTGGAACGGTTCAGCCACCGCGGGCCGCAGACGTTGCGCCATCGCGGACGTGCACTTTCAGCGCGTGATTACGAAACCATGGCCAAAGAAGCTTCTCCCGCGGTGGCCGTGGCTCGTGCGATTCCGACAACCGATGCCAACGGCCGCAAACGGCCGGGTTGGGTGACGGTGTTGATTATTCCCCAAAGCCGGGAGCCACGGCCCCAGCCCTCTTTTGGTTTGCGGGAGCAGGTGCGAAAGTTCATCGCAGCGCACGCGGCGGCGGATTTGGCTGCGGCCAACCGGATTTATATCACCGGGCCGGAGTATTTTCCGATCGACGTTCAAGTCACCATCATCCCGCTTGCTCCTGCTGAAGCCGGTGCGGTGGAAGACCGGGCCCGCGCCGCCTTGGAAAATTTTCTCCATCCCTTGCACGGCGGTCCCGAAGGCAATGGCTGGGAACTGGGCCGGGATGTTTTTCTCTCGGACGTCGCCGCGGTTTTGGAACGGGTGGAGGGCGTTGACTTTGTGAAGGAATTGACCCTCTTGTGGAACGGAGCGCCGCAAGGGGAAAGCCTCAAAGTGCCGGAAGATCGCATCGTGGTCGCCGGCGAGATCAGAATCAAGTTAACATGA